The genomic interval GAGATGGATCATCTCGAAGGCGTCCTGTTCATCGACCACCTCTCCAAGCTCAAGCGCTCCATGGCGCTGCGCAAACTGCAGAAGGCGAAGCGTCTGAAAGAGACGGGGTAGGCATGCGCCTTGTCATCCCGGAAGCCGCGACAGCGGCTATCCGGGACCCATCGGGACGCTGCACCATGGGTCCCGGCTCTGCGCGATGCTTGCGCATCGCTTGGCCGGGATGACAGGCTTGTAAAATGACCCTCCGCCTCGCCTTCCTGGGCACGCCCGATTTCGCGGTGCCGACGCTCGCCGAATTGATCGCGCAGGGCCACGACATCGCCTGCGTCTATTCCCAGCCGGCCCGCCCCAAGGGCCGCGGGCTGGAGACCGAGCCCTTGCCGGTCCATGCCCTGGCGCTCAAGCACAAGATCGCGGTCCGCACGCCGGTCTCGCTCAAGGACGCCGCGCAGCAGGAATTGTTCGCCGCCCTCGACCTCGATGTCGCCGTCGTGGTCGCCTATGGGCTGATTCTGCCCAAGCCGATCCTCGATGCGCCGCGGCTCGGCTGCATCAATCTGCACGGCTCGCTCCTGCCGCGCTGGCGCGGCGCCGCGCCGATCCAGCGCGCGATCATGGCGGGCGATGCCGAGACCGGCGTGATGACCATGCAGATGGGAGAGGGCCTCGACACCGGCCCCGTCCTGATGGCGGAGCGCACGCCCATCGGCCGCAAGACCTATGGCGCGCTGCACGACGAACTCTCCCGTCTCGGCGCCGATCTCATGGCCCGCACCCTGGCGGCGCTGGAGCGCGACACCATCGCGCAGACGCCGCAGGCGGAGGAGGGCGCGACCTATGCGAAGAAGATCGCCAAGCAAGAAGCCCGCATCGATTGGACCAG from Rhizomicrobium sp. carries:
- the fmt gene encoding methionyl-tRNA formyltransferase, with amino-acid sequence MTLRLAFLGTPDFAVPTLAELIAQGHDIACVYSQPARPKGRGLETEPLPVHALALKHKIAVRTPVSLKDAAQQELFAALDLDVAVVVAYGLILPKPILDAPRLGCINLHGSLLPRWRGAAPIQRAIMAGDAETGVMTMQMGEGLDTGPVLMAERTPIGRKTYGALHDELSRLGADLMARTLAALERDTIAQTPQAEEGATYAKKIAKQEARIDWTRPAREVDCLIRGLSPMPGAWCEAKGERLKILDCDPATGSGEPGMLLDDALTVACGDGALRLTRLQRSGKSAMSATELLRGFALPRGAVLA